A part of Miscanthus floridulus cultivar M001 chromosome 6, ASM1932011v1, whole genome shotgun sequence genomic DNA contains:
- the LOC136461787 gene encoding inner membrane protein ALBINO3, chloroplastic-like, whose amino-acid sequence MAKALLSSSLLPALPRAAARQLLLPPLRLRRGGRAASACAVRAGLHGLDSVGGPHLQAALERAEAALYTLADAAVAAADAASGGDAGQAAAAAQKNGGWFGFISEALEVVLKVLKDGLSAVHVPYAYGFAIILLTIIVKAVTLPLTKQQVESTLAMQNLQPQIKAIQQRYAGNQERIQLETARLYRQAGVNPLAGCFPTLATIPVWIGLYQALSNVANEGLFTEGFFWIPSLGGPTTIAARQSGSGVSWLFPFVDGHPPLGWHDTICYLVLPVLLVASQYVSMEIMKPPQSDDPSQKNTLLILKFLPFMIGWFSLSVPSGLSIYWLTNNVLSTAQQVWLRKMGGAKPVVSEGGSGIITAGRAKRSNAQPAGERFRQLKEEENRRKPSKALAAGDSDASSSTYDVEGEEPDDETTEEGGPVEEASSTGSDKKLPSYSGKKGKRSKRKRMVQ is encoded by the exons ATGGCCAAGGCGctgctctcctcctccctcctccccgcgCTGCCCCGCGCCGCCGCGAGGCAGCTGCTTCTCCCGCCGCTCCGGCTGCGGCGCGGCGGGCGCGCCGCCTCCGCGTGCGCGGTGAGGGCGGGCCTGCACGGGCTCGACTCCGTCGGCGGGCCCCACCTCCAGGCCGCTCTGGAGCGCGCCGAGGCGGCGCTCTACACGCTCGCCGACGCCGCGGTCGCCGCGGCGGACGCGGCCTCGGGGGGCGACGCTGGCCAGGCTGCGGCTGCGGCCCAGAAGAACGGCGGCTGGTTCGGCTTCATCTCCGAGGCCCTCGAGGTCGTGCTCAAG GTCCTCAAGGATGGTCTCTCTGCAGTTCATGTACCATACGCCTACGGGTTTGCCATCATTCTGCTCACTATCATTGTTAAGGCGGTGACGTTGCCTCTAACCAAACAGCAG GTGGAATCAACTCTGGCAATGCAGAATTTACAGCCACAGATTAAGGCAATCCAGCAGAGATACGCGGGCAACCAG GAAAGGATACAGCTAGAGACTGCTCGGTTATATAGGCAAGCTGGTGTCAACCCTTTAGCAG GATGTTTTCCAACATTGGCAACAATACCTGTATGGATTGGTCTTTACCAGGCACTTTCAAATGTAGCAAATGAG GGGCTGTTCACAGAAGGATTTTTCTGGATTCCGTCACTGGGAGGTCCTACAACAATTGCAGCTCGGCAAAGTGGTTCTGGAGTTTCGTGGCTCTTCCCATTTGTG GATGGTCATCCTCCGCTAGGCTGGCATGACACGATATGCTACCTTGTATTGCCTGTGCTACTCGTTGCTTCTCAGTATGTCTCTATGGAGATCATGAAGCCACCTCAG AGTGATGACCCATCACAGAAGAACACACTGCTCATTTTGAAATTTCTTCCATTTATGATCGGCTGGTTCTCTTTGTCAGTGCCATCAGGATTGTCTATTTATTG GCTTACAAACAATGTCCTCAGCACAGCCCAGCAAGTGTGGTTACGGAAAATGGGTGGAGCGAAGCCTGTAGTGAGTGAGGGAGGTAGTGGGATAATTACAGCAGGACGAGCAAAACGCTCGAATGCTCAACCAGCTGGAGAGAG GTTTAGGCagctaaaagaagaagagaacaggAGAAAACCCAGCAAAGCACTTGCTGCAGGAGATTCAGATGCATCGTCATCAACCTATGATGTAGAGGGTGAAGAGCCAGATGATGAGACCACAGAAGAG GGAGGACCTGTGGAGGAAGCATCCAGTACTGGCAGTGACAAGAAACTTCCAAGTTACTCAGGGAAGAAGGGCAAACGATCGAAGAGGAAGCGCATGGTGCAGTAA